One segment of Comamonas thiooxydans DNA contains the following:
- the clpS gene encoding ATP-dependent Clp protease adapter ClpS → MDFMATQLPSIPPVSPAIRTPDDGDSLVLERRRQRLQPPRMYQVVMLNDDFTPMEFVIAVLQELFGKDRESATQIMLKIHLDGRGVCGVYSQDVAATKVEQVLQAAQKAGHPLQATFEPVE, encoded by the coding sequence ATGGATTTCATGGCTACCCAACTCCCATCAATTCCCCCGGTCTCGCCAGCGATCAGAACGCCTGACGATGGAGATTCCTTGGTGCTTGAACGGCGCCGCCAGCGGCTGCAGCCGCCACGCATGTATCAGGTGGTGATGCTCAATGACGACTTCACGCCCATGGAGTTCGTGATTGCCGTGCTGCAGGAGCTGTTCGGCAAGGACCGCGAATCGGCCACGCAGATCATGCTCAAGATTCATTTGGACGGCCGTGGTGTCTGCGGCGTCTACAGCCAGGATGTGGCGGCGACAAAAGTCGAGCAGGTGCTGCAGGCGGCCCAGAAAGCGGGTCATCCGCTGCAGGCCACATTCGAGCCTGTTGAATAA